A window of the Rhizobium brockwellii genome harbors these coding sequences:
- a CDS encoding gamma-glutamyl-gamma-aminobutyrate hydrolase family protein, which produces MTRPVIGIIGNARIVESRFAAQLVGENNLRAVADVAEALPLMFAGNPKLTDITELLAIVDGVLLTGARANVHPSRFNMVPDPKHEPYDEDRDDLALPLIEACVARGVPVFGICRGFQEMNVAAGGSLHPEIRELPGRMNHRMPRLETGEIHPDPAIVFGDRHDVRLTQDGIFARILGRETIRVNSLHGQGILELGERVVAEGIAEDGTIEAIRFKDARGFALGVQWHAEYDPQTNPVNRALFQAFGDAVRAHKAIA; this is translated from the coding sequence ATGACGAGACCTGTAATAGGCATCATCGGGAACGCCCGCATCGTCGAAAGCCGATTTGCCGCCCAGCTTGTCGGAGAAAATAATCTGCGAGCCGTGGCCGACGTTGCCGAAGCCTTACCGCTGATGTTTGCCGGCAATCCTAAACTCACCGATATCACGGAGCTACTGGCCATCGTCGATGGCGTTCTACTGACGGGCGCCAGGGCCAATGTCCATCCCAGCCGCTTCAACATGGTGCCGGATCCCAAGCATGAGCCATACGACGAGGATCGTGACGATCTGGCACTGCCGTTGATCGAAGCCTGTGTTGCAAGGGGCGTTCCTGTCTTCGGCATATGCCGCGGTTTTCAGGAAATGAACGTCGCGGCCGGCGGCTCGCTGCATCCCGAAATCCGGGAATTGCCTGGACGCATGAACCACCGGATGCCACGCCTCGAGACCGGCGAGATCCATCCCGATCCCGCCATCGTTTTCGGCGATCGTCACGATGTTCGACTTACCCAGGACGGGATATTTGCGCGTATCCTCGGCCGGGAGACGATCCGGGTGAACTCCCTGCATGGACAGGGCATCCTCGAACTTGGCGAGAGGGTCGTTGCCGAAGGCATAGCCGAGGATGGGACGATCGAGGCGATACGGTTCAAAGACGCGCGGGGATTTGCTCTCGGTGTGCAATGGCATGCCGAATACGATCCGCAAACCAACCCTGTTAATCGTGCGCTGTTTCAAGCATTCGGCGATGCGGTGAGAGCCCATAAAGCCATCGCTTAG
- a CDS encoding TRAP transporter large permease, producing MATSEFHPIEQAAPDSGVAARLLRAIEAVLGIAAALVLAVLLLMVLVTVCLRYFFSAGFIGAEDLGIWLHVGLIALGAPLSLNSALAMRLDVFVKMLPESLQKVTPIGADVFTVLSALILSFGGSEIMTMLGGVSPTLGVPEWIRFGFLGAGGALILVVLLLQRIAEGKILPVLLSLAVGVALYAGIPHVALDLDWPPSIFLGLIAAVGLVLAAPLPHAFLAAAYVVIAFGSSLPEPAIVSATVTGISKFLLLAIPFFLLAGGLLTASGVANQLVRFAAAMVGHRRAGLAQTTLLTSVLFSGASGSSVANAAFGASTFQPELVKHGYPPAQAAAIIASTSVLDNVIPPSIAFLILATATNLSVGSLLVGGFFAGGLMAICLAVAIHLTVREQVPLPRANARQRWQSAVQAIPAFGLGVIVVVGIRIGIVTTTEAAALAAFYTLLLGIGARLGILSFYAAFRQAAVEAAAIGLLIGTAGPFAFLLAVDDVSGLISHLTTVLGGSALAIILLSNVILLVIGLVLDIGAAILLFGPILLPAAVAAGIDPIQFGVIIVVNLMIHGLTPPLGMLIFVVSGVTRIPASELFRAVVPYLLALLVSLAVLCAWAIIFS from the coding sequence GTGGCCACCAGTGAATTTCATCCGATCGAACAGGCCGCTCCCGACAGCGGAGTGGCAGCGCGCCTGCTGCGGGCGATCGAAGCGGTTCTCGGCATTGCCGCGGCACTCGTTCTCGCCGTGCTGCTCTTGATGGTGCTCGTCACCGTCTGCCTGCGCTATTTCTTTAGCGCCGGCTTCATCGGCGCCGAGGATCTCGGCATCTGGCTGCATGTGGGTCTGATCGCGCTCGGCGCGCCGCTCAGCCTCAACAGCGCGCTTGCCATGCGCCTCGACGTCTTCGTCAAGATGCTGCCGGAAAGCCTGCAGAAGGTCACGCCGATCGGCGCCGATGTGTTCACCGTGCTTTCGGCGCTGATCCTGAGCTTCGGCGGCAGCGAGATCATGACGATGCTTGGCGGCGTGTCGCCGACGCTCGGCGTGCCGGAATGGATCCGCTTCGGCTTTCTTGGCGCCGGCGGCGCGCTGATCCTCGTCGTGCTGCTGCTGCAGCGCATCGCCGAAGGCAAGATCCTGCCGGTTTTGCTCTCGCTTGCCGTCGGTGTCGCGCTCTATGCCGGCATCCCGCATGTCGCGCTCGATCTCGACTGGCCGCCGAGCATTTTTCTCGGACTGATCGCCGCGGTCGGCCTCGTGCTTGCTGCGCCGCTGCCGCACGCCTTTCTTGCCGCAGCTTATGTCGTCATCGCCTTCGGCAGCAGCCTGCCCGAGCCGGCGATCGTTTCCGCGACCGTCACCGGCATATCGAAATTCTTGCTGCTCGCCATTCCCTTCTTCCTGCTCGCCGGCGGCCTGCTGACGGCCTCCGGAGTCGCCAACCAGCTCGTGCGCTTCGCCGCCGCCATGGTTGGTCATCGTAGGGCCGGGCTGGCGCAGACGACACTTTTGACCAGCGTTCTCTTTTCCGGCGCCTCCGGCTCGTCGGTCGCAAATGCCGCTTTCGGCGCATCGACCTTCCAGCCCGAGTTGGTCAAACACGGCTACCCTCCGGCGCAGGCAGCGGCGATCATCGCCTCGACATCGGTTCTCGACAATGTCATCCCGCCTTCGATCGCCTTCCTCATCCTTGCGACCGCCACCAATCTTTCCGTCGGCTCGCTGCTCGTCGGCGGCTTCTTTGCCGGCGGCTTGATGGCCATATGCCTGGCGGTCGCCATCCATCTGACCGTGCGTGAGCAGGTGCCTTTGCCGCGCGCAAACGCGAGACAGCGCTGGCAATCGGCGGTCCAGGCAATCCCGGCTTTCGGGCTCGGCGTCATCGTCGTCGTCGGCATCCGCATCGGCATCGTCACGACCACGGAAGCCGCCGCTCTTGCTGCTTTCTACACGCTGCTGCTCGGCATCGGTGCGCGCCTCGGCATCCTCTCGTTCTATGCCGCCTTTCGCCAGGCAGCAGTCGAAGCGGCGGCGATCGGCCTTCTCATCGGCACGGCCGGCCCCTTTGCCTTTTTGCTGGCGGTCGACGACGTGTCGGGACTGATCTCGCACCTGACGACGGTGCTCGGCGGCAGCGCGCTTGCGATCATCCTGCTGTCGAACGTCATCCTGCTGGTGATCGGCCTCGTTCTCGACATCGGCGCCGCGATCCTGCTCTTCGGCCCCATCCTGCTGCCGGCAGCGGTCGCCGCCGGCATCGATCCCATTCAGTTCGGGGTGATCATCGTCGTCAACCTGATGATCCACGGGCTGACACCGCCGCTCGGCATGCTGATCTTCGTCGTCAGCGGCGTCACGCGCATTCCCGCCTCAGAGCTCTTTCGGGCGGTCGTTCCCTATCTGCTCGCTCTCCTGGTCTCGCTCGCAGTCCTCTGCGCCTGGGCGATCATCTTCTCGTAA
- a CDS encoding ANTAR domain-containing response regulator, with protein sequence MTHLDLTILVIDENAIRASIIEEGLREAGHVRVTVVHEVNGIARIIETLMPDVIIIDIENPNRDMMEHLFQLTRTVSRPIAMFVDRSDTASIEAAVDAGVSAYIVDGLKKERVKPILDMAVSRFNAFNRLRRELADARSALEERKLVERAKGILMKMRGLSEEEAFALLRQTAMNEKKKMSEIAQSVVTAAGLLM encoded by the coding sequence ATGACGCATCTCGATCTGACAATTCTGGTGATCGACGAAAATGCCATACGCGCCTCCATCATCGAAGAAGGACTGCGCGAGGCAGGGCATGTGCGCGTCACCGTGGTCCACGAGGTCAACGGCATCGCGCGAATCATCGAAACGCTGATGCCCGACGTGATCATCATCGATATCGAGAATCCCAACCGCGACATGATGGAGCACCTGTTCCAGCTGACGCGCACGGTCAGCCGCCCGATCGCCATGTTCGTCGATCGCTCCGACACGGCCTCGATCGAGGCTGCCGTCGATGCCGGCGTCTCGGCTTATATCGTCGACGGATTGAAGAAGGAACGGGTCAAACCGATCCTCGACATGGCCGTCAGCCGCTTCAATGCCTTCAACCGACTACGGCGGGAGCTTGCCGATGCCCGCTCCGCGCTGGAGGAACGCAAGCTGGTCGAGCGCGCCAAGGGCATATTGATGAAGATGCGCGGCCTGTCGGAGGAAGAGGCTTTCGCCCTGCTGCGCCAGACAGCGATGAATGAAAAGAAGAAGATGTCGGAAATCGCCCAGAGCGTCGTCACTGCCGCGGGGCTGTTGATGTAA
- a CDS encoding peroxiredoxin translates to MSLRINDIAPDFTADTTQGPISFHEWIGNGWAVLFSHPKNFTPVCTTELGAMAGLAGEFSKRGAKVIGISVDPVESHAKWKNDIKTATGFDVEYPLIGDKDLKVAKLYDMLPAGAGESSEGRTPADNATVRSVFIIGPDKKIKLILTYPMTTGRNFNEILRAIDSIQLTAKHQVATPANWNQGEDVIITAAVSNEDAITRFGSFDTVLPYLRKTKQPTA, encoded by the coding sequence ATGAGCTTACGTATCAACGATATTGCCCCCGATTTTACCGCCGACACCACCCAGGGACCGATCAGCTTCCATGAGTGGATCGGCAACGGCTGGGCCGTTCTGTTCTCGCATCCGAAGAATTTCACGCCGGTTTGCACGACCGAGCTCGGCGCCATGGCCGGCCTTGCCGGAGAATTTTCCAAGCGTGGCGCCAAGGTCATCGGCATCTCCGTCGATCCTGTGGAAAGCCATGCCAAGTGGAAGAACGACATCAAGACCGCCACCGGCTTCGACGTCGAATATCCGCTGATCGGTGACAAGGACCTCAAAGTCGCCAAGCTCTACGACATGCTACCGGCCGGCGCCGGCGAGAGCTCGGAAGGCCGCACGCCTGCCGACAACGCCACCGTGCGTTCGGTCTTCATCATCGGTCCCGATAAGAAGATCAAGCTGATCCTGACCTATCCGATGACGACGGGCCGCAATTTCAATGAGATCCTGCGCGCCATCGACTCCATCCAGCTGACGGCCAAGCACCAGGTGGCCACACCGGCGAACTGGAACCAGGGCGAGGACGTCATCATCACCGCCGCGGTTTCCAACGAAGACGCGATCACGCGTTTCGGCTCCTTCGATACGGTTCTGCCCTATCTCAGGAAGACCAAGCAGCCGACGGCCTGA
- a CDS encoding glutathione binding-like protein, which produces MIDLHYWPTPNGKKVSIFLEETGTPYRLVPVNIGRGDQFKPDYLRLNPNHRMPAIVDHEPAHGGGPLGVFESGAILFYLAEKTGKFWPQDLRGKYEVTQWVIWQMANQGPKLGEAGHFRRLGDREGDQSYAVRRFTDEANRLYGVLNMRLRDRRYLAGDEFTIADIVSYPWTVNWQAQGQDIAEFKHFKRWFEEVGARPGVQRGLAVGADLGTDNSKLSEEEQARIRKILYNQRALPVPD; this is translated from the coding sequence ATGATTGATCTCCACTACTGGCCGACGCCGAACGGCAAGAAGGTTTCGATCTTCCTGGAGGAAACCGGCACGCCCTACCGGCTGGTGCCGGTCAATATCGGCCGGGGTGACCAATTCAAGCCTGATTATCTCAGGCTCAACCCCAATCACCGCATGCCTGCCATCGTCGATCACGAGCCTGCCCATGGCGGCGGTCCGTTGGGCGTCTTCGAATCCGGCGCCATCCTCTTCTACCTCGCCGAGAAGACCGGCAAATTCTGGCCGCAGGATCTGCGCGGAAAGTACGAGGTCACGCAATGGGTGATCTGGCAGATGGCGAACCAGGGGCCGAAACTCGGTGAGGCCGGTCATTTCCGTCGCCTTGGCGATCGCGAAGGCGACCAGTCCTATGCGGTGCGGCGCTTCACCGACGAAGCCAACCGACTCTACGGCGTTCTCAACATGCGGCTTCGCGACCGGCGCTATCTGGCCGGTGACGAATTCACCATCGCCGACATCGTCAGCTATCCCTGGACCGTCAACTGGCAGGCGCAGGGTCAGGACATCGCCGAGTTCAAACATTTCAAGCGGTGGTTCGAGGAGGTTGGCGCACGACCCGGCGTCCAGCGCGGCCTTGCGGTCGGCGCCGATCTTGGCACCGACAACAGCAAGCTTTCCGAAGAGGAACAGGCGCGCATCCGCAAGATCCTCTACAACCAGCGCGCCCTTCCCGTTCCGGATTGA
- a CDS encoding LLM class flavin-dependent oxidoreductase: MNVFWYMCAPDGAYPWQPEGSRQVDYGYYKQLAQAYDHLGYTGALFATGAHDVWVLASALLAHTERLRFLVAIHPGLVAPTLLAKMAATFQEFARGRLLINVVSGDAKMLGAYGMMLPHDERYDMADEYLQLWHRLFAGESVTHQGKYFSTDGAKLALPVGESIAPPPLWFGGSSDKALEVAAKHVDTYLSWGETPAQIGEKVEAVKARAAHYGRELEYGIRLYVIVRDTDEKAWEAAADLYDRMDDAAITANQRFVSRSDSVGQQRMTALHGGLKPENLRDLEVAPNLWAGIGLVRPGPGTAIVGSPDTVLRTLEAYQKAGVDTFILSGMPLLEEAYRFGEKVLPRLDVSREVSKARNYTWSTLFDRDLSTVKNA; the protein is encoded by the coding sequence ATGAACGTTTTCTGGTACATGTGCGCGCCCGACGGCGCCTATCCCTGGCAGCCGGAAGGCTCTCGTCAGGTCGATTACGGCTACTACAAGCAGCTTGCCCAGGCCTATGACCATCTGGGTTATACCGGGGCACTGTTTGCGACCGGCGCCCATGATGTCTGGGTGCTGGCGAGTGCGCTGCTTGCTCATACCGAGCGGCTGCGTTTTCTCGTCGCCATCCATCCTGGCCTCGTTGCGCCGACATTGCTTGCCAAGATGGCTGCGACCTTTCAGGAATTCGCCCGCGGCCGGCTGCTGATCAATGTCGTTTCCGGCGACGCCAAGATGCTCGGCGCCTATGGCATGATGCTGCCGCATGACGAGCGCTATGACATGGCGGACGAATATCTTCAGCTCTGGCACCGGCTGTTTGCCGGTGAGAGCGTCACCCATCAGGGCAAGTATTTCTCGACGGACGGCGCCAAGCTGGCCTTGCCGGTCGGCGAAAGCATCGCGCCGCCGCCGCTCTGGTTCGGCGGCTCCTCGGACAAGGCGCTTGAAGTCGCGGCAAAACATGTGGACACCTATCTCTCCTGGGGCGAGACGCCCGCCCAGATCGGCGAGAAGGTCGAAGCGGTGAAGGCACGGGCCGCCCACTACGGCCGTGAACTGGAATATGGCATCCGCCTCTATGTCATCGTTCGCGACACCGACGAAAAGGCCTGGGAGGCGGCGGCCGATCTCTATGACCGCATGGATGATGCGGCGATCACCGCCAACCAGCGCTTCGTCTCAAGAAGCGATTCCGTCGGCCAACAGCGCATGACCGCACTGCATGGCGGCCTCAAGCCGGAAAACCTGCGCGATCTCGAAGTCGCGCCGAACCTCTGGGCCGGCATCGGCCTGGTGAGGCCAGGTCCCGGCACGGCGATCGTCGGTTCTCCGGATACGGTTCTGCGCACGCTCGAAGCCTATCAGAAGGCGGGCGTCGATACTTTTATTCTTTCTGGCATGCCGCTGCTTGAGGAAGCCTATCGTTTCGGCGAAAAGGTGCTGCCGCGGCTCGATGTCAGCAGGGAAGTCTCGAAGGCGCGGAACTACACTTGGTCGACGCTCTTCGATCGCGATCTTTCGACCGTCAAGAATGCCTGA
- a CDS encoding lytic transglycosylase domain-containing protein: MEVRTCRDPMIRRKRQSDIARRSAKAMLSLCLLFPAVDTVRAQPEGGAGPPACLYSGPSAAGSGETLCIRKDSFNYDLCVAIEHFASANQLPADYFARLIWRESTFRPDAVSFKGAQGIAQFMPGTAKLRGLEDSYQVLEALRKSAQYLDELRNRFGNLGLAAAAYNAGENGLATYLASGRLPYETRGYVMAITAHTVEEWKDNPPEDAAAPLDKDKSFLDGCVALAERRTLKDTPWRQEGEWAPWGVQLAANANVAVARRMFLDAVQDLPAPLNAEQPLILRQRDRSFGFRPRYAVRIGRQTRMEANDLCNQIRKHGGTCLVFKNR, translated from the coding sequence ATGGAAGTTCGAACCTGCCGAGATCCGATGATACGTCGAAAGCGTCAGTCCGACATTGCGAGGAGATCGGCGAAGGCTATGCTTTCGCTCTGTCTTCTGTTTCCCGCCGTGGACACAGTAAGGGCCCAGCCTGAGGGGGGCGCCGGGCCGCCGGCCTGCTTGTATTCGGGACCTTCGGCGGCAGGATCGGGTGAGACGCTCTGCATCCGGAAAGACAGTTTCAACTACGACCTTTGCGTCGCGATCGAGCATTTCGCCAGCGCCAATCAATTGCCAGCGGATTATTTCGCCCGTCTCATCTGGCGAGAAAGCACGTTTCGCCCCGATGCAGTCAGCTTCAAGGGAGCCCAGGGGATTGCGCAGTTCATGCCCGGAACGGCGAAGCTGCGCGGTCTCGAAGACAGTTACCAGGTGTTGGAAGCGCTGCGGAAATCGGCGCAGTATCTCGACGAATTGCGCAATCGTTTCGGCAATCTCGGCCTTGCCGCCGCAGCCTATAATGCCGGTGAAAACGGCCTTGCCACTTACCTTGCGTCAGGCAGATTACCTTACGAGACGCGTGGCTACGTCATGGCGATCACCGCGCATACGGTCGAGGAATGGAAGGATAACCCACCGGAAGATGCGGCCGCCCCGCTCGACAAGGACAAGTCCTTCCTCGATGGCTGCGTGGCGCTTGCGGAGAGACGGACGTTGAAGGACACGCCCTGGCGTCAGGAGGGTGAATGGGCGCCCTGGGGCGTCCAGCTTGCGGCGAATGCGAATGTCGCGGTGGCCCGGCGCATGTTTCTCGATGCCGTGCAGGATCTGCCCGCGCCCCTGAATGCGGAGCAGCCGCTGATCTTGCGCCAGCGCGATCGCAGCTTCGGTTTTCGCCCGCGTTATGCTGTTCGCATCGGCCGGCAGACGCGCATGGAAGCCAACGACCTCTGCAACCAGATCCGCAAACACGGCGGCACCTGTCTTGTTTTCAAGAATCGATAG
- a CDS encoding ArsR/SmtB family transcription factor, giving the protein MTKPVSSRVCRDVGAASELLKLIANANRLAIVCYLMETEASVSAMEDELGIRQPTLSQQLSELREAGVIEGRRDGKAIVYRVIDPRIETIVQTLRDMFSGLDDVTGRFGMTKLPVDEMMFD; this is encoded by the coding sequence GTGACGAAGCCTGTTTCCTCAAGAGTCTGCCGCGATGTCGGCGCAGCAAGCGAATTGCTGAAGCTGATCGCCAACGCCAACCGCCTGGCGATCGTCTGCTATCTGATGGAGACGGAAGCCTCGGTCTCGGCGATGGAGGACGAGCTCGGTATCCGCCAGCCAACGCTTTCCCAGCAGTTGAGCGAGCTTCGCGAGGCCGGTGTGATCGAAGGACGCCGCGACGGCAAAGCGATCGTCTATCGCGTCATTGACCCGCGCATCGAGACGATCGTGCAAACTCTGCGGGACATGTTCTCTGGCCTCGACGATGTCACCGGCCGCTTCGGAATGACGAAGCTGCCGGTCGACGAAATGATGTTCGATTGA
- a CDS encoding CmpA/NrtA family ABC transporter substrate-binding protein has translation MDMMTTTSNAGGELPSPVRVNNEGPKVLRAGFIPLVDASVLIAAAEFGFARKEGLTLDLVKDVSWANVRDRLAFRQFDIAHMLSPMPVASMLGLGSNPSPTITPFSLGRGGNAITLSTRLFDRMRNDVGLPETASALDNARALAKTLAAMKARGEPLPTFGVTYPFSSHNYEFRYWLAAGGIDPDKDVKLVVVPPPMTSDALAAGAIDGFCVGAPWNMVASERGVGRIVAAKQDIWPSAPEKVIGMRPDWAESHPETVSRLIVALDAAAQWCDRPENHDALAAALADPRYIAAPVEIIRRVLAGEFSLDAKGNRRIITDYFMFHSGFANYPRPSQALWIYSQMIRWGQAEVSLNMARAAASAYRPDLYRTALGDSNTPDDADIRIEGADEGDRFMDGHVFDPAKLPDYVAGFAVKSALAFVSDDEV, from the coding sequence GTGGACATGATGACAACGACCTCCAACGCCGGCGGCGAGCTGCCCTCGCCCGTGCGGGTGAATAACGAAGGACCGAAAGTACTGCGGGCCGGTTTCATTCCGCTCGTCGATGCATCGGTGCTGATTGCGGCGGCGGAATTCGGCTTCGCGCGGAAGGAAGGCCTGACGCTCGATCTCGTCAAGGACGTCTCCTGGGCGAATGTGCGCGACCGCCTGGCATTCCGCCAGTTCGACATCGCCCACATGCTGTCGCCGATGCCCGTCGCCTCCATGCTCGGTCTCGGCTCCAATCCCTCACCGACGATCACGCCATTTTCGCTGGGGCGCGGCGGCAACGCGATCACGCTATCGACGCGGCTCTTCGACAGGATGCGGAATGACGTGGGATTGCCGGAAACGGCAAGCGCGCTCGACAATGCCCGCGCCCTGGCAAAAACATTGGCGGCAATGAAGGCCCGCGGCGAGCCGCTGCCGACTTTCGGGGTCACCTACCCCTTCTCCTCGCACAATTACGAATTCCGCTACTGGCTGGCAGCCGGCGGCATCGATCCCGACAAGGATGTCAAGCTCGTCGTCGTTCCGCCGCCCATGACTTCGGATGCGCTGGCGGCCGGTGCGATCGACGGTTTCTGCGTCGGTGCGCCGTGGAACATGGTCGCTTCAGAGCGCGGCGTCGGCCGCATCGTCGCCGCCAAACAGGATATCTGGCCGTCGGCACCTGAAAAGGTGATCGGCATGCGGCCGGACTGGGCGGAAAGCCATCCGGAAACCGTTTCCCGGCTGATCGTGGCGCTCGACGCGGCAGCCCAGTGGTGCGATCGGCCGGAAAATCACGATGCGCTGGCGGCAGCTCTTGCCGACCCGCGCTATATCGCTGCCCCCGTCGAAATCATTCGCCGTGTGCTCGCCGGCGAATTCAGCCTCGACGCAAAGGGTAACCGCCGCATCATCACCGATTATTTCATGTTCCATTCCGGCTTCGCCAATTATCCCCGGCCGAGCCAGGCGCTGTGGATCTACAGCCAGATGATCCGCTGGGGACAGGCCGAGGTCAGCCTCAACATGGCAAGGGCGGCCGCCTCCGCCTATCGTCCGGATCTCTACCGGACGGCTCTCGGCGACAGCAACACACCTGACGATGCCGATATCCGCATCGAGGGCGCCGACGAGGGCGACCGTTTCATGGACGGCCACGTCTTCGACCCGGCGAAGCTGCCGGACTACGTCGCAGGCTTTGCCGTCAAAAGCGCCCTCGCCTTCGTTTCCGACGACGAGGTTTAA
- a CDS encoding TRAP transporter substrate-binding protein: MDNFNRRNFLKTAALAGTALTAPAFVRTAAARTTTITIASLLGDDKPETKIWVKIGELVEAKLPGQFKFNIVRNGALGGEKEVAEGVRLGSIQASLSTVSSLSGWAPELQILDLPFLFRDADHVRRTVAGDVGADLKQKLQAQNFVVGDFINYGARHLLTKEPVTRPEQLKGKRIRVIQSPLHTKLWSAFGTTPIGIPITETYNALATGVADAMDLTKSAYAGFKLYEVVPDMTETGHIWASGVVYYASTFWGGLSDEQKAVFQQASSEGAAYFNQLIVDDESKSVETALANGGKLLKPEAFDEWQKGAQGVWDDFAPVVGGIDRIKSVQAA, encoded by the coding sequence ATGGACAATTTCAACCGACGCAATTTCCTGAAGACCGCAGCTCTCGCCGGAACGGCGCTTACAGCGCCCGCCTTCGTCCGCACGGCCGCCGCCCGCACGACGACGATCACGATCGCCTCGCTGCTCGGCGACGACAAGCCGGAAACGAAGATCTGGGTGAAGATCGGCGAACTGGTTGAAGCGAAACTCCCCGGCCAATTCAAGTTCAATATCGTCAGGAACGGCGCGCTCGGCGGCGAGAAAGAAGTGGCCGAAGGCGTGCGCCTCGGCTCCATCCAGGCCAGCCTCTCGACGGTCTCGTCGCTCTCCGGCTGGGCGCCGGAACTGCAGATCCTCGATCTGCCCTTCCTCTTCCGCGATGCCGACCATGTTCGCCGGACCGTCGCTGGCGATGTCGGCGCCGATCTCAAGCAGAAACTGCAGGCACAGAATTTCGTCGTCGGCGATTTCATCAATTACGGCGCCCGCCATCTCCTGACCAAGGAACCGGTGACGCGGCCCGAGCAGCTCAAGGGCAAGCGCATTCGCGTCATCCAGAGCCCGCTGCACACCAAGCTCTGGAGCGCATTCGGCACGACGCCGATCGGCATTCCGATCACCGAGACCTATAATGCGCTCGCAACCGGCGTCGCCGACGCGATGGACCTGACCAAGTCGGCCTATGCCGGCTTCAAGCTCTATGAGGTCGTGCCCGATATGACCGAGACCGGCCACATCTGGGCATCCGGCGTCGTCTATTATGCCTCGACCTTCTGGGGCGGCCTCAGCGACGAGCAGAAGGCGGTGTTCCAGCAGGCTTCCAGCGAAGGGGCTGCCTATTTCAACCAGCTGATCGTCGACGACGAATCCAAATCCGTCGAGACGGCGCTTGCCAACGGCGGAAAGCTCTTGAAGCCGGAAGCCTTCGACGAATGGCAGAAGGGCGCCCAGGGGGTGTGGGACGATTTCGCGCCGGTTGTCGGCGGCATCGACAGGATCAAATCGGTCCAGGCCGCCTGA
- a CDS encoding glutathione S-transferase family protein, with product MIDLYTWITPNGLKVSIALEEFGLSYRPHTIDITKGDQFRQNYLAINPGGKIPVIVDHETGITLAESGAILLYLAEKTGRFLPRQGAARHHTIEWLMWQMGGFGPTLGHAHYFLTYNSGKAPFAEDLFHRDTRRLYETLNARLEGRDYLVDDYSIADMAVWPWVSRFQRHKIDLNAFPYVREWYLRLAARPQVKRGYAVPHLTSEIPQP from the coding sequence ATGATCGACCTCTACACTTGGATCACGCCGAACGGGCTCAAAGTGTCCATCGCGCTCGAGGAGTTCGGCCTCTCCTACCGCCCCCACACCATCGATATCACCAAGGGAGATCAATTCCGGCAGAATTATCTCGCCATCAATCCGGGCGGCAAGATTCCTGTTATCGTCGATCACGAGACCGGCATTACGCTTGCCGAATCCGGCGCCATCCTGCTCTACCTCGCCGAAAAGACCGGCCGCTTCCTGCCCCGGCAGGGTGCCGCCCGGCATCACACAATCGAATGGCTGATGTGGCAGATGGGCGGTTTTGGACCGACGCTCGGCCACGCCCACTATTTCCTGACCTATAATAGCGGCAAAGCGCCATTCGCGGAGGATCTCTTTCACAGGGACACCCGCCGCCTGTACGAGACGCTGAACGCACGGCTCGAAGGCCGCGACTATCTCGTCGACGATTATTCCATCGCCGACATGGCGGTCTGGCCTTGGGTATCCCGGTTTCAGCGTCACAAGATTGACCTGAACGCCTTCCCTTATGTCAGGGAATGGTATCTCAGGCTTGCCGCACGGCCACAGGTCAAGCGCGGTTACGCCGTTCCTCATTTGACGTCCGAAATACCGCAGCCCTGA